A genomic stretch from Desulfohalobium retbaense DSM 5692 includes:
- the truA gene encoding tRNA pseudouridine(38-40) synthase TruA — protein MPRLKLVVAYTGTHFAGWQLQPRDRTVQGCLEDAFATLCQHPLRVHGAGRTDSGVHAVGQVCHCDIPPEKNHIPWQKALNAILPKDIAVCEAAYVRDDFHARFSAQAKEYAYTIWTEPRYVLPQRRPLVWSVGRVDEHKMAVAARMLTGTFDFAAFQNTGTPVSHTVRTVYHLAPEPGAAGNESTWLFHADGFLKQMVRNIMGCLVAVGRNKISVDEVKILLEGQKREMAPATAPPQGLCLRKVKYGELAGPDH, from the coding sequence ATGCCTCGCCTCAAACTCGTCGTTGCCTACACCGGAACCCACTTTGCCGGCTGGCAATTACAGCCCCGGGACCGCACGGTTCAAGGGTGCCTGGAAGACGCTTTCGCCACCCTGTGCCAGCACCCGCTTCGTGTCCACGGGGCGGGCCGAACGGACAGCGGTGTGCACGCCGTCGGCCAGGTCTGCCATTGCGATATCCCTCCGGAAAAAAACCATATCCCGTGGCAAAAAGCGCTCAACGCGATCCTGCCCAAAGATATCGCTGTTTGCGAGGCCGCCTATGTCAGAGACGACTTCCATGCCCGCTTCAGCGCCCAAGCCAAGGAATACGCCTACACCATCTGGACAGAACCGCGGTATGTCCTGCCCCAGCGACGGCCTCTTGTCTGGTCGGTGGGGCGGGTGGACGAGCACAAAATGGCCGTGGCCGCCAGGATGTTGACTGGCACATTCGATTTCGCCGCCTTTCAAAATACCGGGACCCCAGTGAGCCATACCGTGCGCACCGTTTATCACTTGGCGCCGGAACCCGGGGCAGCTGGTAATGAAAGCACCTGGCTCTTCCATGCCGATGGATTTTTGAAACAGATGGTCCGCAATATAATGGGCTGCCTCGTAGCGGTGGGACGGAACAAGATCAGTGTAGACGAGGTCAAAATCTTGCTCGAAGGGCAGAAACGGGAAATGGCCCCCGCGACGGCACCCCCCCAGGGATTGTGCCTGCGGAAGGTCAAATACGGGGAACTTGCTGGGCCAGATCACTGA
- a CDS encoding ATP-dependent 6-phosphofructokinase, with the protein MHTLHELNTAIETLGPAKIPSPLPFGRFIQDSKQLPIHISQEVLDEAPDEPMSFEFTEAGPRDKIYFDPSKTKCAIVTCGGLCPGINDVIRSIVLAAHHNYGLASIVGIRYGLEGFCPQYGHETVELTPRVVSDIHEFGGTMLGSSRGHQSAEEIVDALERMNINILFMIGGDGTMKAASKIVEEIKDRGLKISVIGVPKTIDNDIYFVTNSFGFTTAVSKATEAIRCAHTEANGAPNGIGMVKLMGRESGFIAAEATLALKEVNFVLVPEDEFDLHGPNGFLASLEQRIKDRGHAVVVVAEGAGQNLCAVNGKSGATDASGNPVLCDICDLLRQEIKTHFDNAGLPFTLKFIDPSYIIRSVPADPGDRVYCGFLGQHAVHAAMSGKTNMVVSRLQDNFVYLPLSLVTQKRRKLNINSNYWRAVLESTGQPIQMRNA; encoded by the coding sequence ATGCACACATTGCACGAGTTGAATACGGCCATTGAAACCTTGGGACCGGCCAAGATCCCCTCCCCCTTACCGTTCGGGCGTTTTATTCAAGACAGCAAGCAACTGCCGATCCATATCTCTCAGGAGGTTTTGGACGAGGCCCCGGACGAACCGATGTCCTTTGAATTCACCGAGGCTGGCCCACGGGACAAAATCTACTTCGACCCCTCGAAAACGAAATGCGCCATTGTCACCTGCGGCGGACTCTGCCCCGGGATCAACGATGTCATCCGCTCCATCGTCCTGGCCGCCCACCACAACTACGGCCTGGCATCCATCGTCGGCATCCGCTACGGACTCGAGGGCTTTTGTCCCCAATACGGGCATGAAACTGTAGAACTCACCCCCCGGGTGGTCTCCGACATCCATGAATTCGGCGGCACCATGCTCGGCTCTTCCCGCGGCCACCAATCCGCCGAAGAAATTGTCGACGCCCTGGAACGGATGAACATCAACATCCTGTTCATGATCGGCGGAGACGGAACCATGAAGGCGGCCTCGAAAATCGTGGAGGAGATCAAAGACAGAGGCCTGAAGATCAGTGTGATCGGCGTCCCGAAAACCATCGACAACGATATCTATTTCGTTACCAACTCTTTTGGGTTCACCACCGCGGTCAGCAAGGCCACCGAGGCCATCCGCTGCGCCCACACCGAGGCCAATGGCGCCCCTAACGGCATCGGCATGGTCAAGCTCATGGGCCGGGAATCCGGGTTTATCGCCGCCGAAGCGACGCTGGCCCTAAAGGAAGTCAATTTCGTGCTTGTCCCCGAAGACGAGTTCGACCTCCATGGTCCCAACGGATTTTTGGCCTCCCTGGAACAGCGGATCAAAGACAGAGGCCACGCCGTGGTGGTTGTCGCCGAAGGGGCTGGGCAAAATCTGTGCGCAGTGAACGGGAAAAGCGGCGCCACCGATGCCTCGGGCAACCCGGTTCTGTGCGACATCTGCGACCTCTTGCGCCAGGAGATCAAAACCCATTTCGACAACGCCGGCCTGCCGTTCACCCTCAAATTCATTGACCCGAGCTATATCATCCGTTCCGTGCCCGCTGATCCGGGAGACCGCGTCTATTGCGGATTCCTCGGACAGCACGCCGTGCACGCGGCCATGAGTGGCAAAACCAATATGGTCGTCAGCCGGCTGCAGGACAATTTTGTCTACCTGCCGCTCTCGCTGGTGACCCAGAAGCGCCGGAAACTCAACATCAATT
- a CDS encoding YihY/virulence factor BrkB family protein, which yields MWKRYANIRVGNAFRMIRDWVLFVLRAFVRDQCLLRASALTYVSALALVPFLAVAFSLSKGFGFQNTLYIRTLLERFAAGREQVIEHVLAYINNTDVATLGSIGVGVLFVSVFSMLATVEKTFNTIWGVQRPRQLSRKFTDYLSVTLLCPVLVIASISITASLQSSAVAQKLLRVGFFNSVYGGLLSLAPFFMAWLALIFIYTVMPNTRVRFLPALGGGLVAGFLWQATQKLLIHYQIGFSKYNAIYGSFAQVPLLLVWMYLSWIIVLFGAEISFALQNRNTVLRQEMWGAFELRRKQTLALAVAALLARSVVEGHRPLTLEQLSQATDTSVRQVGAVLEVLEPSGIVARVVTEDEGLAYSLLVCPDRVRAAEILDRFEASPEIPAEGSDTGQWAVAWLERLHAARRASEANVLLSDLAQQVPRI from the coding sequence ATGTGGAAAAGATATGCCAATATCCGTGTCGGCAACGCGTTCAGGATGATTCGGGACTGGGTCCTGTTCGTCCTGCGGGCTTTTGTCCGCGATCAATGTCTGCTCCGGGCTTCGGCATTGACGTATGTCTCTGCTCTGGCCCTGGTCCCGTTTCTGGCAGTGGCGTTTTCATTGTCCAAAGGGTTCGGGTTCCAGAATACGCTGTATATACGCACGCTCCTGGAACGGTTCGCCGCCGGACGAGAGCAGGTCATCGAACACGTTTTGGCCTATATCAACAATACCGACGTGGCCACTTTGGGGTCTATCGGTGTCGGGGTCCTGTTCGTCTCTGTCTTTTCCATGCTGGCCACAGTCGAAAAGACGTTCAATACTATCTGGGGTGTCCAGCGCCCCCGGCAATTGAGTCGCAAATTTACCGACTATCTCAGTGTCACCCTGCTTTGTCCGGTCCTGGTCATCGCTTCCATCAGTATAACCGCTTCGCTGCAAAGCTCGGCCGTGGCCCAAAAGCTTTTGCGGGTGGGGTTTTTCAATTCGGTTTATGGGGGGCTGCTCAGCCTGGCCCCGTTCTTCATGGCCTGGCTGGCCCTGATCTTTATCTATACGGTCATGCCCAATACCAGGGTACGTTTCCTCCCGGCGCTGGGCGGCGGGCTGGTCGCCGGCTTTTTATGGCAGGCAACCCAGAAACTGCTCATCCATTACCAGATCGGATTCAGCAAATATAACGCGATTTATGGAAGCTTCGCCCAAGTGCCCTTGCTGTTGGTCTGGATGTATCTGAGTTGGATCATTGTTCTTTTTGGCGCAGAAATCAGTTTTGCCCTCCAAAACAGAAACACTGTGCTGCGCCAGGAGATGTGGGGGGCATTTGAACTCCGGCGCAAGCAGACCCTGGCCCTTGCTGTCGCGGCTTTGTTGGCCCGCAGCGTCGTCGAGGGGCACAGGCCACTGACATTGGAGCAATTGAGCCAGGCTACGGATACCTCGGTTCGGCAGGTAGGCGCTGTCCTTGAAGTCCTTGAACCTTCCGGGATTGTGGCCCGGGTGGTGACAGAGGACGAGGGGCTGGCGTATAGTCTGCTGGTCTGCCCGGATCGAGTCCGTGCCGCTGAGATTCTGGACCGCTTCGAGGCCTCCCCGGAAATCCCCGCTGAAGGAAGTGATACCGGGCAATGGGCGGTTGCGTGGCTGGAGCGGCTCCATGCGGCCCGCCGGGCGAGCGAGGCCAATGTCCTGCTCAGTGATCTGGCCCAGCAAGTTCCCCGTATTTGA
- a CDS encoding SDR family NAD(P)-dependent oxidoreductase yields the protein MHLAQHNALILTGASHGIGRALAEQLAAARIPLVLNGRDAEALKRVLEICHDHSLQVDAVPGDIGQPATAEHLVQTALNLAPQVGGFIHAAGVLAPGPAVWELTADRVEQVLGASLVGSFHLIRACVPSMRTQGQGLAVFFGSGAAEKTQPGIAAYCAAKSGEEHLARQLATEAPELSVLVYRPGIVDTQMQTQARESQGQSADDLRRVFIPWKEKGLLISAEQSAQGLLRILHSDTPLTGQTLDIRSL from the coding sequence ATGCATCTTGCGCAGCACAACGCGCTGATCCTCACCGGGGCATCGCACGGCATCGGCCGCGCCTTGGCCGAGCAACTCGCCGCGGCCCGAATTCCTCTGGTCTTGAATGGACGCGATGCCGAAGCGCTGAAGCGTGTGCTCGAAATATGCCACGACCACTCTTTGCAGGTCGACGCGGTCCCCGGAGACATCGGCCAACCGGCTACCGCTGAACATCTTGTGCAAACAGCGCTGAACCTGGCCCCACAGGTGGGGGGCTTTATCCACGCCGCCGGAGTTCTTGCCCCGGGCCCGGCCGTCTGGGAATTGACCGCAGATCGGGTCGAGCAGGTCCTGGGTGCGAGCCTGGTCGGCAGTTTCCATCTGATCCGGGCCTGCGTCCCGTCCATGCGCACACAGGGCCAAGGTCTCGCTGTCTTTTTTGGCTCCGGAGCGGCGGAAAAGACCCAGCCCGGCATTGCGGCCTATTGCGCCGCCAAATCCGGAGAAGAACACCTGGCCCGCCAATTGGCCACCGAGGCCCCGGAACTCAGTGTCCTGGTCTATCGCCCCGGGATTGTCGACACCCAGATGCAGACCCAGGCCAGGGAATCCCAAGGCCAAAGTGCTGACGACCTGCGTCGGGTATTCATCCCGTGGAAAGAAAAGGGCCTGCTCATTTCAGCTGAACAATCCGCCCAGGGACTGTTGCGCATCCTGCACAGCGACACGCCCTTGACGGGCCAGACCCTGGATATCCGCTCTCTGTAA